Proteins encoded by one window of Roseofilum reptotaenium CS-1145:
- a CDS encoding class I SAM-dependent methyltransferase produces MTTARLTSNLINGILSIKPLATLAKQQARKMIIKRAEKIGVPWREEVKTLQTIDWTPRLQAIQNPNITYPDYYLQPFHAYDKGDLCWEAALEAEVAAKAVHAQLWKDAGAKGDERLRQTYHQILLEQLTPAPQDILDVGCSIGMSTFALQDIYPNATVTGLDLSPYFLAVAGYRAEQRQSQQKKPNRWIHARAEETGLPDASFDLVSLFLICHELPQEATHQIFREARRLLRPQGYLAIMDMNPQSEVYATMPRYVFTLLKSTEPCMDEYFTLDIAQALTDAGFKTPSIQPNTIRHRTIIAQCAS; encoded by the coding sequence ATGACTACAGCCCGCCTCACCTCTAACCTGATTAACGGTATTCTCTCCATTAAACCCCTCGCCACCCTAGCAAAACAGCAAGCCCGCAAAATGATCATCAAACGCGCCGAAAAAATTGGCGTTCCTTGGCGAGAAGAAGTCAAAACCCTGCAAACCATTGATTGGACTCCCCGACTACAAGCCATCCAAAACCCCAACATCACCTACCCTGACTATTACCTGCAACCCTTCCATGCTTACGATAAAGGCGATCTCTGTTGGGAAGCCGCCTTAGAAGCAGAAGTCGCCGCCAAAGCCGTTCATGCCCAACTCTGGAAAGATGCGGGAGCCAAAGGAGATGAACGCTTACGCCAAACCTATCATCAAATCCTGCTCGAACAGCTAACCCCCGCCCCCCAAGACATTCTAGATGTGGGCTGTAGCATTGGCATGAGTACCTTTGCCCTCCAAGACATCTATCCCAACGCCACCGTCACCGGACTGGATTTATCTCCCTACTTCCTCGCTGTAGCTGGATATCGAGCCGAACAGAGACAGAGCCAGCAAAAAAAACCCAACCGTTGGATTCATGCTCGTGCAGAAGAAACCGGACTTCCCGATGCTTCCTTTGATTTGGTTTCCCTCTTTCTCATTTGCCATGAATTACCCCAAGAAGCCACCCATCAAATTTTCCGCGAAGCTCGGCGGCTTTTGCGTCCCCAGGGTTATCTGGCGATTATGGATATGAATCCCCAGTCAGAAGTTTATGCAACCATGCCGCGCTATGTGTTTACCCTTCTCAAAAGCACAGAACCCTGCATGGATGAATATTTCACTTTAGATATTGCCCAAGCCTTAACCGATGCTGGGTTTAAAACGCCCTCTATTCAACCCAACACCATCCGCCATCGCACAATTATTGCCCAATGTGCAAGTTGA
- a CDS encoding AEC family transporter, translating to MTPLVENLLKLYLPLIGWTLLGWGIGKFLISTLLPKNSSSYLGKGLFLFGVPISIVAFLRKTDLSGGIWIAPLTAWIAVGVGAAFAWTWIDLGVSDERLRDIARGLNPALEGPQITVINSQWSQATQGSFMLAMMCGNTGYLGIPVVLGLVGVDYIAWGLFYDLLGSAIAVYVVGVALAAYFGSSDQKQESILQRVFKATRNNPAFWSLLFGLGFRYVPLPETVEITLYNAAWTVTRIALVLIGIKLSELQTLGKLKQASTCLLIKMILAPLVVGTGLMFFGVDGAPRLAMVLQMSMPPSFATLVIAQNYHLDEDLAVTCLALGCIILLFTFPIWVWLFGV from the coding sequence ATGACTCCCTTAGTTGAAAACTTACTCAAGCTATATCTGCCTTTGATTGGCTGGACACTATTAGGATGGGGTATCGGCAAATTTTTGATTAGTACCCTATTACCCAAGAACAGTAGTTCCTATTTAGGGAAAGGATTATTTTTGTTTGGTGTACCCATTAGTATTGTGGCATTTTTACGCAAAACGGATCTTTCCGGCGGAATTTGGATTGCGCCGTTAACCGCTTGGATTGCCGTCGGTGTGGGTGCAGCCTTTGCCTGGACTTGGATTGATCTGGGGGTGAGCGATGAGCGCTTACGAGACATTGCCAGAGGTTTAAATCCAGCCCTAGAAGGTCCTCAAATTACTGTGATTAATAGTCAATGGAGTCAAGCGACTCAAGGCAGCTTTATGCTGGCGATGATGTGTGGCAATACTGGGTATTTAGGTATTCCTGTGGTTTTAGGGTTAGTGGGAGTAGACTACATTGCCTGGGGGTTATTCTACGATCTCTTAGGATCGGCGATCGCGGTTTATGTGGTTGGGGTTGCCCTCGCTGCCTACTTTGGTAGCAGCGATCAAAAGCAAGAATCTATATTACAAAGAGTCTTTAAAGCTACCCGAAATAATCCTGCGTTTTGGAGCCTATTATTTGGCTTAGGATTTCGCTATGTCCCTCTACCTGAGACCGTGGAAATAACTTTATATAATGCGGCTTGGACTGTGACTAGGATTGCCTTGGTATTAATTGGGATTAAACTGAGTGAACTCCAAACCCTAGGAAAGCTTAAACAAGCCTCAACTTGTTTGTTGATTAAAATGATATTAGCTCCACTCGTTGTCGGAACCGGATTGATGTTTTTTGGTGTTGATGGTGCGCCTCGATTAGCTATGGTTTTGCAAATGTCTATGCCCCCTTCATTTGCAACTTTAGTGATTGCGCAAAACTATCATTTGGACGAAGATTTAGCCGTGACCTGTTTGGCTCTTGGCTGTATCATCTTGTTGTTCACTTTCCCCATTTGGGTTTGGTTATTTGGGGTATAG
- a CDS encoding GNAT family N-acetyltransferase, translating to MRQVYRNYLIRDWQPSDRQSVATLISSVLAEYGLTWEPEGADCDALEVKSAYWQAGGEFWVIESDLQLIGTGGYHPISKGYKAVEIRKMYLLPSARGQGLGSFLLDTLESTIQSQGYQQIWVETASVLQEAISLYESRGYQRATGVETPRCDRLYIKTILT from the coding sequence GTGAGACAAGTTTACCGTAATTATTTAATTCGAGATTGGCAACCTAGCGATCGCCAATCTGTTGCCACCCTAATCAGTTCTGTTTTAGCCGAATATGGTCTCACTTGGGAACCCGAAGGAGCCGATTGTGATGCTCTAGAAGTCAAAAGTGCATATTGGCAAGCCGGCGGAGAATTTTGGGTCATTGAAAGCGATCTCCAACTGATAGGCACTGGGGGGTATCACCCCATATCTAAAGGGTACAAAGCTGTAGAAATTCGCAAAATGTATTTATTGCCCTCCGCCCGTGGACAAGGACTTGGCTCTTTCCTCTTAGATACTTTAGAATCAACCATTCAATCCCAAGGGTATCAACAGATTTGGGTAGAAACAGCATCCGTCCTCCAAGAAGCGATCTCCCTTTATGAGAGCAGGGGATACCAGAGAGCAACCGGAGTCGAAACCCCTCGCTGCGATCGGCTCTACATCAAAACTATCTTGACCTAA